The proteins below are encoded in one region of Metallibacterium scheffleri:
- the eno gene encoding phosphopyruvate hydratase, with amino-acid sequence MTRIRSIQAREILDSRGNPTLEAEITLESGQVGRAAVPSGASTGSREAVELRDGDTSRFGGKGVLQAVGHVNGEIAQALKGFDVADQSGLDRRLCELDGTPNKGRLGANAILGVSLAAARAAAAARGVALWQYLAQGRDVHLPVPQMNVINGGVHASNNLDMQEFMIVPAGLPSFSEALRAASETFHALKAVLKQRGLSTAVGDEGGFAPDLGSHEEAIETILEAITVAGYRPGKDIFLALDPASSEFFEDGMYNLAGEGRRLKPEHLIELYELWVDRYPIISIEDPMAEGDDAGWKLITQRLGRRLQIVGDDNFVTNPAIFRAGIANGIANAILIKLNQIGTLSETLETMRIAEQAGYAQVISHRSGETEDTFIADLAVSGTATQIKTGSLCRSDRVAKYNQLLRIEQALDGAARFRGLAAFPRLRV; translated from the coding sequence ATGACCCGCATCCGCAGCATCCAGGCACGCGAAATTCTCGATTCACGCGGCAACCCGACGCTCGAGGCCGAAATCACGCTCGAGAGCGGCCAGGTGGGGCGTGCGGCGGTGCCCAGCGGCGCCTCCACCGGCTCGCGCGAGGCGGTGGAGTTGCGCGATGGCGACACGTCGCGCTTCGGCGGCAAGGGCGTGTTGCAGGCGGTGGGTCACGTCAATGGCGAGATCGCGCAGGCGCTGAAGGGTTTCGACGTGGCTGACCAGAGCGGCCTCGACCGCCGTTTGTGCGAGCTGGACGGCACGCCCAACAAAGGTCGCCTCGGCGCCAATGCCATCCTTGGCGTGTCGCTGGCGGCGGCGCGCGCCGCGGCGGCGGCGCGAGGCGTCGCGCTGTGGCAATACCTGGCGCAGGGTCGCGACGTGCATTTGCCGGTGCCGCAGATGAACGTGATCAACGGTGGCGTGCACGCCAGCAACAACCTCGACATGCAGGAGTTCATGATCGTGCCGGCAGGCCTGCCCAGTTTCAGCGAGGCCTTGCGCGCGGCATCGGAAACCTTCCACGCATTGAAGGCCGTGCTCAAGCAGCGCGGATTGTCCACGGCGGTGGGTGATGAGGGCGGTTTCGCCCCTGATCTGGGTTCGCACGAGGAGGCCATCGAAACCATCCTCGAGGCCATCACCGTGGCGGGTTATCGGCCCGGCAAGGATATTTTTCTCGCGCTCGACCCGGCTTCGTCCGAGTTTTTCGAGGACGGCATGTACAACCTGGCCGGCGAGGGCCGCCGGCTCAAGCCCGAGCACCTGATCGAGCTGTACGAGCTGTGGGTGGATCGCTATCCGATCATCTCGATCGAGGATCCGATGGCCGAAGGCGACGACGCCGGCTGGAAGCTGATCACCCAGCGGCTGGGCCGACGCCTGCAGATCGTCGGCGACGACAATTTCGTCACCAATCCGGCGATCTTCAGGGCCGGCATCGCCAACGGCATCGCCAACGCCATCCTGATCAAGCTCAACCAGATCGGCACGCTCAGCGAAACGCTGGAAACCATGCGCATCGCCGAGCAGGCCGGCTACGCGCAGGTCATCTCGCACCGTTCCGGCGAGACCGAGGACACCTTCATCGCCGATCTGGCGGTGTCAGGAACCGCCACCCAGATCAAGACCGGCTCGTTGTGCCGCAGTGATCGCGTCGCCAAATACAACCAGTTGCTGCGCATCGAGCAGGCGCTGGATGGCGCCGCGCGCTTCCGCGGTCTGGCTGCGTTTCCGCGTCTGCGCGTCTGA
- a CDS encoding CTP synthase, with protein sequence MTPLIFVTGGVVSSLGKGIAAASLAAILEARGLSVTLMKLDPYINVDPGTMSPFQHGEVYVTDDGAETDLDLGHYERFVRTRLGGKNSVTTGKIYEAVIRKERRGDYLGATVQVIPHITDEIKRVIDEATRGFDVALVEIGGTVGDIESLPFLEAIRQLRVERGPTHCLFMHLTLVPYIKAAGEIKTKPTQHSVKELRSIGIQADVLLCRSEQPLPEGERRKIALFTNVPERAVISAVDVEVIYELPLWLQQQGLDEIVVEQLHLQARPANLAEWEATVAAVRHPRDSVDVAIVGKYVEHKDAYKSLGEALRHGGIRQATRVNLHWIDSERVEAEGAAALLGNVDAILVPGGFGKRGFEGKVLAARYAREHGVPYFGICYGMHAAVVEFARNVAGLAGADSSENDTRTPHPVIALITEWTTASGSVERRSEDSNLGGTMRLGAQECRLAPGTLVREMYAQDVIRERHRHRYEFNNTYQQQFADLGLVMAGKSMDGLLVEIIELPPQQHPWFLGCQFHPEFTSTPRDGHPLFIGFVRAAREHKLLREAPRLAAEHVA encoded by the coding sequence ATGACTCCTCTGATTTTCGTCACCGGCGGCGTGGTTTCCTCGCTTGGCAAGGGCATCGCCGCGGCGTCCTTGGCGGCCATCCTCGAGGCGCGCGGGCTCAGCGTCACGCTGATGAAACTCGACCCCTACATCAACGTCGATCCGGGCACGATGAGCCCGTTCCAGCATGGCGAGGTGTATGTCACCGATGATGGCGCGGAGACCGATCTGGACCTCGGCCACTATGAGCGTTTCGTGCGCACACGCCTCGGCGGCAAGAACTCGGTGACCACCGGCAAGATCTACGAAGCCGTCATCCGCAAGGAGCGCCGCGGCGATTATCTCGGTGCCACGGTGCAGGTGATCCCGCACATCACCGACGAGATCAAGCGCGTGATCGACGAGGCCACGCGCGGCTTCGACGTGGCGCTGGTGGAGATCGGCGGCACCGTGGGCGATATCGAGTCGCTGCCGTTTCTCGAGGCCATCCGCCAGTTGCGCGTCGAGCGCGGCCCGACGCACTGTCTGTTCATGCACCTGACCCTGGTGCCTTACATCAAGGCCGCCGGCGAGATCAAGACCAAGCCCACCCAGCACTCGGTGAAGGAACTGCGCTCGATCGGCATCCAGGCCGACGTGTTGCTGTGCCGCTCGGAGCAGCCGTTGCCCGAGGGCGAGCGGCGCAAGATCGCGCTGTTCACCAACGTGCCCGAGCGCGCGGTGATCAGCGCGGTGGATGTGGAAGTGATCTACGAGCTGCCACTGTGGCTGCAGCAGCAGGGCCTCGACGAGATCGTCGTCGAGCAACTGCACCTGCAGGCGCGTCCGGCCAATCTGGCGGAATGGGAAGCCACCGTGGCCGCGGTGCGCCACCCGCGCGACAGCGTCGATGTCGCCATCGTCGGCAAGTACGTCGAGCACAAGGACGCCTACAAGTCGCTGGGCGAGGCCTTGCGCCACGGCGGCATCCGCCAGGCCACGCGCGTCAACCTGCACTGGATCGATTCCGAGCGCGTCGAGGCCGAGGGCGCCGCGGCGCTGCTGGGCAACGTTGATGCGATCCTGGTGCCAGGCGGTTTCGGCAAGCGTGGTTTCGAGGGCAAGGTGCTGGCGGCGCGCTATGCGCGCGAGCATGGTGTTCCGTATTTCGGCATCTGTTATGGCATGCACGCGGCGGTGGTCGAGTTCGCGCGTAACGTGGCCGGTCTCGCAGGCGCCGACTCCAGCGAGAACGACACGCGCACGCCACACCCGGTGATCGCGCTGATCACCGAGTGGACCACGGCCAGCGGCAGCGTCGAGCGCCGCAGCGAGGACTCGAACCTCGGTGGCACCATGCGCCTGGGCGCGCAGGAATGCCGACTGGCACCGGGCACGCTGGTGCGCGAGATGTATGCGCAGGACGTGATCCGCGAGCGTCACCGGCACCGCTACGAGTTCAACAACACCTACCAGCAGCAGTTCGCCGATCTCGGTCTGGTGATGGCCGGCAAGAGCATGGACGGGCTGCTGGTCGAGATCATCGAGCTGCCGCCACAGCAGCATCCGTGGTTTCTCGGTTGCCAGTTCCACCCAGAGTTCACCTCCACGCCGCGCGACGGGCATCCGCTGTTCATCGGTTTCGTGCGCGCCGCGCGCGAGCACAAGCTGCTGCGTGAGGCGCCACGCCTGGCTGCGGAGCACGTGGCATGA
- the parE gene encoding DNA topoisomerase IV subunit B produces the protein MSSRYNAADIEVLTGLEPVQRRPGMYTDTTRPNHLAQEVIDNAVDEALAGHASQVDVIVHDDGSVEVSDDGRGMPVDIHPEEGISGVELIMTRLHAGGKFSDRNYAFAGGLHGVGVSVVNALSSRVEVNIRRDGSEYRMCFAHGAPLGKLEIVGPAPKKRSGTTLRFWPESKYFDTPKFALPKLRHLLRAKAVLCAGLSVSLLDAASGEREQWRYADGLNDYLRGALAGLEHLPPELFQQQIKRSDSQLDVALAWLPEGELVQESYVNLIPTTQGGTHVNGLRSGLTSALREFCELRNLLPRGLKLAPEDIWERVTYVLSLRMKDPQFAGQTKERLSSRDAAGLVEGALHDAFSLWLNQHVELGEAIAQLAIERANARLKASKQVLRKRITQGPALPGKLADCQSQDLARTELFLVEGDSAGGSAKQARDREFQAILPLRGKILNTWEVESGAVLASQEVHDLAVAIGCDPGVDSIESLRYGKIIVLADADSDGLHIATLLSALFVRHFPMLVQGGHVFVAMPPLFRVDVGKQMFYCLDEDEKRALLERIEREKMRGAVSVTRFKGLGEMNPGQLRESTIHPDTRRLVQLTVEDAAATASLMDLLLAKKRSGERKTWLERKGDLASLEV, from the coding sequence ATGAGCAGCCGCTACAACGCCGCCGATATCGAAGTGCTCACCGGCCTGGAGCCGGTGCAGCGCCGCCCGGGCATGTATACCGACACCACGCGTCCCAATCACCTGGCGCAAGAAGTCATCGACAACGCGGTGGATGAAGCCCTTGCCGGCCACGCCAGCCAGGTGGATGTGATCGTGCACGACGACGGCTCGGTCGAGGTCAGCGACGATGGCCGCGGCATGCCGGTGGACATCCACCCCGAGGAAGGCATCTCCGGCGTCGAGCTGATCATGACGCGCCTGCACGCCGGCGGAAAATTCTCCGATCGCAACTACGCTTTTGCCGGCGGCCTGCACGGCGTGGGCGTGTCGGTGGTCAATGCGTTGTCCAGCCGCGTCGAAGTCAACATCCGCCGCGACGGCAGCGAATACCGCATGTGTTTTGCGCATGGCGCGCCGCTGGGCAAGCTGGAAATCGTCGGCCCCGCGCCGAAAAAGCGCAGCGGCACCACGCTGCGCTTCTGGCCCGAATCCAAGTATTTCGATACGCCCAAATTCGCCCTGCCCAAGCTGCGCCATCTGCTGCGCGCCAAGGCGGTGCTGTGCGCCGGATTGAGCGTGAGCCTGCTCGATGCCGCCAGCGGCGAGCGCGAGCAGTGGCGCTACGCGGATGGACTCAACGACTACCTGCGCGGCGCGCTGGCCGGGCTCGAGCATCTGCCGCCGGAACTGTTCCAGCAGCAGATCAAGCGCAGCGACAGCCAGCTCGATGTGGCCCTGGCCTGGCTGCCCGAGGGCGAGCTAGTGCAGGAGAGCTACGTCAACCTGATCCCGACCACGCAGGGCGGCACCCACGTCAACGGCCTGCGCAGTGGCCTGACCAGCGCGCTGCGCGAATTCTGCGAGCTGCGCAACCTGCTGCCGCGCGGTTTGAAACTGGCGCCCGAGGACATCTGGGAGCGCGTGACCTACGTGCTGTCGCTGCGCATGAAAGATCCGCAGTTCGCCGGCCAGACCAAGGAGCGCCTGTCCTCGCGCGATGCCGCGGGGCTGGTGGAAGGCGCGCTGCACGATGCCTTCAGCCTGTGGCTGAACCAGCACGTCGAGCTCGGCGAGGCCATCGCGCAGCTCGCCATCGAACGCGCCAACGCGCGCCTGAAGGCCAGCAAGCAGGTGCTGCGCAAACGCATCACGCAAGGCCCGGCACTGCCCGGCAAGCTGGCCGATTGCCAGAGCCAGGACCTGGCGCGCACCGAGCTGTTCCTGGTCGAGGGCGATTCCGCCGGCGGTTCGGCCAAGCAGGCGCGCGACCGCGAGTTTCAGGCGATCCTGCCGCTGCGCGGCAAGATCCTCAACACCTGGGAAGTCGAATCCGGCGCGGTGCTGGCCAGTCAGGAAGTGCACGATCTGGCCGTGGCCATCGGCTGCGATCCCGGCGTGGATTCGATCGAAAGCCTGCGCTACGGCAAGATCATCGTGCTCGCCGACGCCGACTCCGACGGCCTGCACATCGCCACGCTGCTGAGCGCGCTGTTCGTGCGGCATTTCCCGATGCTGGTGCAGGGCGGCCACGTGTTCGTGGCCATGCCGCCGCTGTTCCGCGTCGATGTCGGCAAGCAGATGTTCTATTGCCTGGACGAGGACGAAAAGCGCGCGCTGCTGGAGCGCATCGAGCGCGAGAAAATGCGCGGCGCGGTCAGCGTGACGCGCTTCAAGGGTTTGGGCGAGATGAATCCCGGGCAGTTGCGCGAGTCCACCATCCACCCCGACACGCGCCGTCTGGTGCAGCTTACCGTCGAGGACGCCGCCGCCACCGCCAGCCTGATGGACCTGCTGCTGGCCAAGAAGCGCTCCGGCGAGCGCAAGACCTGGCTGGAGCGCAAGGGCGACCTCGCCTCGCTGGAGGTTTGA
- a CDS encoding aminopeptidase P family protein, with protein sequence MTHHSGLCPLRSHMKARGVAACIVPTADPHMSEYLPARWQSRAWLSGFTGSAGTLIVTSDHAGLWTDSRYFEQAERELASSGIVLMKQRVAYAPEHLAWLAARLNAGARVAIAPDMLSLAGARQLRATLDPAGIELLLEDLPGAIWSTRPALPTAPVRAHDPAFACATRAARLASTRAQMQQAGATQHLLSSLDDIAWLTLLRGSDVEYNPVFLAHLLLDTERATLFVPPGKIDAALAAALQADGIALADYAGIGAALAALPQDATLLLDPARVAVATLATLPTGVRCIEAGNPSTAAKARKSTGELVHWREVMARDGAALVRAFRQIDTRVRAGETLSELDVDAIVCAERARETDFIAPSFATIAGYAANGALPHYRATPAHHARLQARGLLLVDSGGQYLGGTTDITRVWALGETTAEERADFTHVLAGMIALSRARFPAGASGPQLDALARAPLWAAAADYGHGTGHGVGYFLNVHEGPQGIRPPVPGGALVALEPGMVTSIEPGLYRPGRHGVRHENLAATREAAQSEFGTFLEFETLTLCPFDTRPLEPALLDAAAREWLDAYHAQVWTRLAPRLSGADRDWLEARCAPLAA encoded by the coding sequence ATGACCCATCACTCCGGTCTGTGCCCCCTGCGCAGCCACATGAAGGCGCGCGGCGTCGCCGCCTGCATCGTGCCCACGGCCGATCCGCACATGTCCGAATACCTGCCGGCGCGCTGGCAATCGCGCGCGTGGCTCTCCGGCTTCACTGGCTCGGCTGGCACCCTGATCGTCACCAGCGACCACGCCGGACTGTGGACCGACAGCCGCTATTTCGAGCAGGCCGAACGCGAGCTGGCCAGCAGCGGCATCGTCTTGATGAAGCAGCGCGTGGCTTACGCACCCGAGCATCTGGCGTGGCTGGCCGCGCGCCTGAACGCGGGCGCCAGGGTAGCGATCGCGCCGGACATGCTCAGCCTCGCCGGCGCGCGCCAGTTGCGCGCGACCCTCGATCCCGCCGGTATCGAGCTGCTGCTGGAGGATTTGCCGGGCGCGATCTGGAGCACGCGCCCGGCGCTGCCAACGGCACCAGTCCGCGCGCACGATCCCGCCTTTGCCTGCGCCACGCGCGCCGCGCGTCTGGCCAGCACGCGCGCGCAGATGCAGCAGGCCGGCGCCACGCAGCACCTGCTCAGCAGCCTCGATGACATCGCCTGGCTCACCCTGCTGCGCGGCAGCGATGTCGAATACAACCCGGTATTCCTCGCGCACCTGCTGCTCGACACCGAGCGCGCCACGCTGTTCGTGCCGCCGGGCAAGATCGACGCGGCACTGGCGGCCGCCTTGCAGGCCGACGGCATCGCGCTGGCCGATTACGCCGGCATCGGCGCCGCGCTGGCCGCGTTGCCGCAAGATGCGACACTGCTGCTCGATCCCGCACGCGTCGCCGTGGCCACCCTGGCGACGCTGCCCACGGGTGTGCGCTGCATCGAGGCCGGCAACCCCAGCACCGCGGCCAAGGCACGCAAGAGCACCGGCGAGCTGGTGCACTGGCGCGAAGTGATGGCGCGCGACGGCGCCGCGCTGGTGCGCGCGTTCCGCCAGATCGACACGCGCGTGCGCGCCGGCGAAACGCTGAGCGAGCTGGACGTGGACGCGATCGTCTGCGCCGAGCGCGCGCGCGAAACGGATTTCATCGCGCCCAGCTTCGCCACCATCGCCGGTTACGCCGCGAACGGCGCGCTGCCGCACTACCGCGCCACGCCTGCGCACCATGCCCGGCTCCAGGCACGCGGCCTGCTGCTGGTGGATTCCGGCGGGCAGTATCTTGGCGGCACTACCGACATCACCCGCGTGTGGGCGCTGGGCGAGACCACGGCCGAGGAACGCGCGGATTTCACCCACGTGCTGGCCGGCATGATCGCGCTCAGCCGCGCGCGTTTTCCGGCCGGCGCCAGCGGGCCGCAGCTCGATGCGCTGGCGCGCGCGCCGCTGTGGGCCGCCGCCGCCGATTATGGCCACGGCACCGGCCACGGCGTGGGCTACTTCCTCAACGTGCACGAAGGCCCGCAGGGCATCCGCCCACCCGTACCTGGCGGCGCGCTGGTGGCGCTGGAGCCGGGCATGGTCACCTCGATCGAGCCCGGCCTGTATCGCCCGGGGCGCCACGGCGTGCGCCACGAAAATCTCGCGGCTACACGCGAGGCCGCGCAATCCGAGTTCGGCACGTTTCTCGAATTCGAGACGCTGACGCTGTGCCCCTTCGACACGCGCCCGCTCGAACCCGCACTGCTCGATGCCGCCGCGCGCGAGTGGCTGGATGCCTACCATGCGCAGGTTTGGACGCGGCTCGCGCCGCGCCTGTCCGGCGCCGATCGCGACTGGCTCGAAGCCCGCTGCGCGCCGTTGGCCGCTTGA
- the kdsA gene encoding 3-deoxy-8-phosphooctulonate synthase yields the protein MKLCGFDAGLEHPLFLIAGPCVIESQQLALDTAGQLKEITARLGVPFIYKSSFDKANRTSVSGHRGPGLEDGLRVLAEVKRQIGVPVLTDVHEYTPLAEVASVVDVLQTPAFLCRQTDFIQNVARAGRPVNVKKGQFLAPWDMQHVVDKARATGNAQIMVCERGASFGYNNLVSDMRGLSVMRATGCPVVFDATHSVQLPGGQGAQSGGQREFVPVLARAAVAAGVAGLFAETHPDPAHALSDGPNAWPLHKMAALLEVLVELDRTVKRAGFIEHTL from the coding sequence ATGAAGCTGTGTGGATTCGATGCCGGGCTGGAGCACCCGCTGTTCCTGATCGCCGGGCCGTGCGTGATCGAGAGCCAGCAGCTGGCGCTGGACACGGCCGGCCAACTCAAGGAGATCACCGCGCGCCTGGGCGTGCCGTTCATTTACAAGTCCAGCTTCGACAAGGCCAACCGCACCTCGGTGAGCGGCCATCGCGGTCCGGGCCTGGAGGACGGGCTGCGCGTGCTGGCCGAGGTCAAACGCCAGATCGGCGTGCCGGTGCTGACCGACGTGCACGAATACACGCCGCTGGCCGAGGTGGCCAGCGTGGTCGATGTGCTGCAGACCCCGGCGTTCCTGTGCCGGCAGACCGATTTCATCCAGAACGTGGCGCGCGCCGGCAGGCCGGTGAACGTCAAGAAAGGCCAGTTCCTCGCGCCCTGGGACATGCAGCACGTGGTCGACAAGGCCCGCGCCACCGGCAACGCGCAGATCATGGTGTGCGAGCGCGGCGCCAGCTTCGGCTACAACAATCTGGTGTCGGACATGCGTGGCTTGAGCGTGATGCGCGCCACCGGTTGCCCCGTGGTGTTCGACGCCACGCACTCGGTACAGCTGCCGGGCGGACAGGGCGCGCAGTCCGGCGGGCAGCGCGAGTTCGTGCCGGTGCTGGCGCGCGCGGCCGTGGCGGCTGGCGTCGCCGGGCTGTTCGCCGAGACGCATCCCGATCCGGCGCATGCGCTCAGCGACGGTCCCAACGCCTGGCCACTGCACAAGATGGCCGCGCTGCTCGAGGTGCTGGTCGAACTCGATCGCACGGTCAAGCGTGCCGGCTTCATCGAGCACACGCTGTAA
- the ispF gene encoding 2-C-methyl-D-erythritol 2,4-cyclodiphosphate synthase: MAGIRIGQGLDVHAFGVGDHVMLGGVRIAHTRGVIAHSDGDVVIHALCDALLGALALGDIGKHFPPSEARWRDADSREFLRAVAAMMRKAGCALGNADVTVVCEQPRVAPHAAAMRVLLAADLGCEMERISIKATTSERLGFTGRGEGIAAQAVVLLVTA; the protein is encoded by the coding sequence ATGGCGGGTATCCGCATTGGTCAGGGTCTGGATGTGCATGCCTTTGGCGTGGGCGATCACGTGATGTTGGGCGGCGTACGCATCGCGCATACCCGGGGTGTGATCGCGCATTCGGATGGCGACGTGGTGATCCATGCGCTGTGCGATGCGCTGCTGGGCGCGCTGGCACTGGGCGATATCGGCAAGCACTTTCCGCCGTCGGAGGCGCGTTGGCGCGATGCCGACAGCCGCGAGTTTCTGCGTGCCGTGGCCGCGATGATGCGCAAAGCCGGCTGCGCGCTGGGCAATGCCGACGTGACCGTGGTGTGCGAGCAGCCCCGGGTGGCGCCGCATGCCGCGGCCATGCGCGTGCTGTTGGCCGCCGACCTCGGCTGCGAGATGGAGCGGATCAGCATCAAGGCCACCACCAGCGAGCGCCTGGGGTTCACCGGGCGCGGCGAAGGCATCGCCGCGCAGGCCGTGGTGCTGCTGGTGACGGCATGA
- a CDS encoding Smr/MutS family protein, with product MSKRSHVDTEPEDAAQLFRAAVGPLRRLPAQEPPPRRAPPAPRAHMPAADDAAVLDELLHGHFDATAIELGDELLYLRDGHSPRLLKRLRRGEYSVQDEIDLHHLRAVAATELLAAFLADSQRAGYRCIKIIHGKGLRSGQRGPVLKALTAHLLRRRADVIAFASARANQGGSGATLVLLAVR from the coding sequence ATGAGCAAGCGCAGTCACGTCGATACCGAGCCAGAAGATGCCGCGCAGTTGTTCCGCGCCGCGGTCGGGCCGCTGCGCCGCCTGCCGGCGCAGGAACCGCCGCCGCGCCGCGCGCCGCCGGCGCCGCGCGCGCACATGCCCGCCGCCGACGATGCCGCGGTGCTGGATGAACTGCTGCACGGCCACTTCGATGCCACCGCGATCGAGCTCGGCGATGAACTGCTGTATCTCAGGGACGGCCATTCGCCGCGCCTGCTCAAGCGCCTGCGTCGCGGCGAGTACAGCGTGCAGGACGAGATCGACCTGCATCATCTGCGCGCTGTCGCAGCCACCGAACTGCTGGCCGCGTTCCTGGCCGACAGCCAGCGCGCCGGCTACCGCTGCATCAAGATCATCCACGGCAAAGGCTTGCGCTCGGGGCAGCGTGGTCCGGTGCTGAAGGCGCTCACGGCGCACCTGTTGCGCCGGCGCGCGGACGTGATCGCCTTTGCCTCGGCGCGCGCCAACCAGGGTGGCAGCGGCGCCACGCTCGTGCTGTTGGCGGTGCGCTGA
- the ispD gene encoding 2-C-methyl-D-erythritol 4-phosphate cytidylyltransferase produces MPDSDLARCWCVIPAAGRGTRMGAALPKQYLDLAGQPLLLHTLQRLARHPRIAGLLVVLAADDARWPGITQLADKPVLTATGGAERADSVLAGLRALPDTVVAQECVLVHDAARPLLRADDLECLIRAGWTHPDGAILAAPVRDTLKRADAAGCIAATEPRAGLWRALTPQMARRGDLQRALADALQAGVAATDEAMALERIGLHPRLVEGSADNLKITTPADLTYAEFWLAHND; encoded by the coding sequence GTGCCGGACAGTGACCTCGCGCGCTGCTGGTGCGTGATCCCCGCTGCCGGGCGCGGCACGCGCATGGGCGCGGCGCTGCCGAAACAGTACCTCGATTTGGCGGGGCAGCCACTGTTGCTGCACACGCTGCAGCGCCTGGCCCGGCATCCGCGCATCGCCGGTCTATTGGTGGTGCTGGCAGCGGATGACGCGCGCTGGCCCGGCATCACGCAGCTCGCGGACAAGCCGGTGTTGACCGCGACCGGTGGCGCCGAACGCGCCGATTCGGTGCTGGCCGGATTGCGCGCCTTGCCGGATACGGTGGTTGCGCAAGAGTGCGTGCTGGTGCATGACGCCGCGCGTCCGCTGCTGCGCGCCGATGACCTCGAATGCTTGATACGGGCCGGCTGGACGCACCCTGACGGCGCGATTCTCGCCGCGCCGGTGCGCGACACGCTCAAGCGTGCCGATGCCGCCGGTTGCATCGCGGCCACGGAGCCGCGCGCTGGCCTGTGGCGCGCGTTGACGCCGCAGATGGCGCGGCGCGGCGATTTGCAGCGTGCGCTGGCCGATGCCTTGCAAGCCGGTGTCGCGGCCACCGACGAGGCCATGGCATTGGAGCGCATCGGCCTGCATCCGCGCCTGGTCGAAGGCAGCGCGGACAACCTCAAGATCACCACACCCGCCGACCTGACCTACGCCGAGTTCTGGCTGGCGCACAACGACTGA
- the ftsB gene encoding cell division protein FtsB, translated as MWRWLSLILLVLLIFLQSRLWWGPGSMQEVRALRAQVQAQAADNERLQKRNALLEAEVADLKNGTHAIEAHARSELGLIKPGEVFYQVVPQSNPAGASSAGQ; from the coding sequence ATGTGGCGCTGGCTCTCGCTGATTCTGCTGGTGCTGCTGATCTTTCTGCAGTCACGGCTGTGGTGGGGGCCAGGCAGCATGCAGGAAGTGCGCGCGCTGCGCGCGCAAGTGCAGGCACAGGCCGCCGACAACGAACGTTTGCAGAAACGCAACGCGCTACTCGAGGCCGAGGTAGCCGACCTCAAGAACGGCACCCATGCCATCGAAGCGCACGCGCGTTCCGAACTGGGCCTGATCAAGCCGGGCGAGGTGTTCTACCAGGTCGTGCCGCAGAGTAACCCCGCCGGTGCCAGCAGTGCCGGACAGTGA